The sequence AATGAGGAATGAAGGGCATAAGCATATGTACATagtttttacagttttcatTTAGAATTCAAGTTGCTTattgttttttcccttttagaCATCTACAACCATGAAGTTGCTCCTAGCAGGACTTGTTCTGATCCTAGTTGTGGAAACCCACGCCCAGTGGTACCGGTTTCCAGTTGAAGCTGCTCAAGGTTAGAAACTTGACCTTTTCCTGGCCTCTTAATAACAAAGTGTATCATTTTCATGTAAGATATCCAGTATTCTGTGCTTTTCATGATATGACTCATGTTTTTATGAactattttgtttatttcacaaaAATGCATCACTGTTTGCCTCCTGCTCAGGAGCTGGTGACATGTGGCGTGCATATAGTGACATGAGGGGGTCAAACTGGCAAGAGTCAGACAAATACTTTCATGCCAGGGGAAACCATGATGCCGCCCAGAGAGGACCAGGAGGCAGATGGGCAGCTGAAGTcatcaggtcaggtcaggtcaggtcttGTGGATAAAACAGCCATTTATTGAGGCAAACAGGCGAAGAGGACTTGATATCTTTCTTTTGAGTTTCAATTCTAACCCTGATAGCCAAAGAGAACAGAATCAGTGTGATACCCACAGAAACACTCTGTGaacatttctttatttaaacATGCAGTTAATTCTGCAGTCTGGAGAATGTTATGACTGATCTAATTTGAAGATCTGTTGAAAGTATCATTGTTATGTTGTTTGATAGTACAGATATTCAAAGTCCCTTTTCCCATTTTAGTGATGGCAGAGTGGGTGCAGCAAGCCATGTGTCGAGGTCATGAGGACTCTGCTGCTGATCAGGACGCTAATCGTTGGGGACACAACGGAGGTGATCCCAACCGTTACAGACCAGAAGGACTTCCTGGTCAATACTGAGGATAGGAAAATCCAGAGCCATGCAAAAATGTACCCTTCTTTTTGAGCACTTGTGCTGCACTTGTGTATACACTAATGTAGCGCTACCAGAAACATGTTAGATCCaaaatttaacaataaatgaattctatatttatataatttatcaAATGTTCTGCAAAATTGTGGTCATTAAAGATATGGAAATTATCTCTTGTGTCTTAGTCTGTGCTGTGTATCAAATtactttaaatgtaaaatacaaataatttgaAATTTGAACTGGCTTGTATCATATTAGCCTGGATTAATTAAGTGACATACAAGAAACGGAGCCCAGGTGGGAACAGTGATGCCACCTCTTTTCCAAGGagagtagctattggctgctcaaaaagtggCTAGAAGTTGCCAGATGACATCATACACTAATTTACATATCAATATATTTGCTTCAGTCCTCTCACTCAGCGAAGGGAGGGGCTACGCTGTGTCTGGGGAgcactgtgatcatcagactTCCTGTGGTTTagacacattaacattgttctTCATGGTTAGAAAAAGTTTCAAGATTTGTTGCTAGTcatttttgagaaataaagttgccagtgggttctgaaaagttgctaaatctaGCAACAAAATTGCCAAGTTGGCAATAGTGGGGGGGCAAACTGTGTCATAGACAGATTCCACAAACATCCACCCCAACTCACCTAGAGGATGGAGACGGGATTGTCATGGAACAAACAGTTGGCTTTTGGCTTGCTAACACGCAAAGCAAGTTTTTACCATACCGGTGTTCAAATCTGGACACACTCCACGCCACCAgtacatgcaactactagccacaaATAACACTAGCTACTAGCCATGTAATGTTAGCCATATTAGCAAGACAGCTAGTTGACCAGATGctgtagttagctagctaacaaggtgacattacacaaaattgatcagatgtaGGGTGGTGGTGAAATAATCAGTTCCTGCTCAAAAACAACAGAGTAGTTGTTGTAGAGCAATTTGAAAGtcttatattattttattttattctattattattatttttttcactttagcATTCGTTAGCATCAATAAAACACATTAAGCATGCAGTGTGCTCATTTGTCCATAAGAGATGCAAATTTCTCAATTAGCAGTTTGTTGAAATCTGGATATTCATTTGCTTTGTTTCTCTCCATACAGAGCATGGCCAATGAGGTGATCCTGGGTCATGGTTTTCCTCAGGAAGTTCTTATTTCACTTGTCTTGAATGAAAGACTTATTTTGGTGTCCAGCCAATCACGTCCCAGTTCACGAATAGCTGATCTGCCAAAGCTTGCCTCTCAAACGGAGGTTTGTTTAAGTGATTTTTACAGAATTTTACTTGTTCGCCGGACACTCACTTGAATTTTGGCCAAAGGAGAACAGCAACATGTCTACAAAAAGGCTTCTGGTGATCCTTAGTCACAAAATGAATGGCGGAAACTGAAAATATAACTCATCACTTGTTTAAAAGAACTTTTATAGCCTATGGGTtaggaaaaatgtttttgagtGTTCACTTTCCCTTGCTCTGCATATGGAGGTCAAGACCTTCCTTCACAACAAAGAGTAGTGTCTCAGTTACAATGTTATAGTGCCCGCTAGGGGAATTGGGGCGGTACAAGACGTTAACTATCATGAGGTTGTACAATTTATATGGGTTACATATGCACAGGCCAGGTAGCTAATGAGCAACTGACTTAGAGCAACTTTTTACAGTAAAAGTAGTTTGGTTTTGGAGGAGGTTCTGTTTAGAGCCCATCAGGGCTCCAGACATGTTATTGGTAAATTGCAGTGCGTTCTCTAGTGGTCATGAACACacaagctgaaaaaaaaaagaacaaaaccaTGTGTCAACTTATCAACTATAATAAAGGGAAGATTTGCACACTCCTGGCTTCATGAAAGGATccagatttttactgccccatagcacaaaatgtatCCCCATATATCAGTGGGGATTTGAGATCCCCTGCTGAtgaataccaatgactcaacaattagcCTACTTTATCAGGTATATACAATCAATAACAAGTTATCAATAAAATGCAAGTTCATaaaatttgtgttcatttgtgttGTAAAAGAGAATACAGAGTCTACCTGGGTGGGTTGTTGCAAAGTTTAGGGGCTTTGATCACAAACGCTTGATCACCTGTAGACTTTAATCTATTATTTAGAACAGTCAGAAATTATTTGGGGACTGAAAGCACTGAATAAATGTGTAGGCTATAGGCTAGTGCATATGATTAATGAGGCCATGACTGAAAATGGGAAGTCTATTTGTGATGACCAGTGTCTTTTGCACCCACCATGATGCTGATTCTGGGCGCAGTGGCTTTTCCTAACTCAGATatagaaacatactgtatatatcacatgtttttttgttgccaCCAGTGGCCATTCGCTCCACATTTGACactcttttatttctttcttcttttaccATTATGTACTGTTTCTCCTGTTTTTCATTCTgattcttctgcttctgctttcATGTGCAGGCAGGCAGATTTGGTCCAGAAAAAACACTCAGAGGGCGGAGTGTGGGGGAGTGGTGTCCGAGGTTTAGTAACAAGAGAATGAATGAGCCGAAGGAAGCCACTGTGCTCATCTGCAGCTTTCATCTACACAGTGTTCTGACTCAGGTATGTGGCCTTCCCTGAATTAGAACAGTATTTTATTGGAATAGAATTAATGAGTTATCTATCAGTCGAATCTAATCATTATCATTAGAATTtcaataaattattttctttgACAAATGGTGATGATGGTTGTACAGTCTGCAATGAATTAATGTTTACATCTGTGTCAGTTCCATTAGTCAACTCAATGCACAATGATTCAGTACATGGCCAGCTGGAATCAGCACCCTGCCTGAGCCTCAGTTTAATAAGACCAATATCAGCAGTGATTTATTGGTGGATCTGTGGGTCATGGATCATGATCTCAATGCCTATTTGATTTGTAGGTGGTCATAGACGGTGCTTCCATTTTGTCGGCTATTTTGTGTAAAAAATTGCAGATAACATCCCTACTTACTAAAATAGTGTTGAAATGGATCCAGAATATATTTTACTGGCAGGGTACTCTTGTTGTTTCTATTCAGTTTCctgttgtcttttattttttattaccaGACATTTTTGTGTCACTAGACGAGGTCACTCCCAATGTGTTGTGAATAACTTTcaggcaaacacacagtctctgtctttctggctTTCTTGTTCTGCTTCACTTCAGCCCACCTTTCCTGAGAAATCAGTACAGTAGGTCTATTTATAAGGAGAACAAAGCTAAATGTTAGGTCACCAGTATATTGTTACAAACctggtgagagagaagaggggtgtgtgtgtgtgtgtgtgtgtgtgtgtgtgttggggggttgATAGTAGTGCATAGGCCTATTGTGCTGTTGGAGTCTCAGGGTAGGAATTTGATGCCCCATTTTCCTCTTTAATTTCCACTTCTTCATAATATCATTCTGAATCTGTTTCTTTATTTGTAGCTGATGTTAATGTATATGAAGGGCGTATAGTTTATACATTATTTGTGTAGATGTGCCTGGTTATTTTACAATGGCAAGATCACTTGTTTTCTCAATCAACATATTTCCGGTGGCTCAACTTGGTGGAGAATCATTTTGCTTTGTTAAAGTGTAGCTGAATACACTCTCATCATCTCTAGCAGTCAACGCATCATTCACTAGGTACAGACCACACCTACGAGGATGGACACTTTTAGATTGTTTATTAGGGTAATAGAAGGAGTTGTGATTTTGACGTGCTCAGTAGAGGGGTAGAGAACCATTGCCAGGTGGTGACGAACCCAGTCTCTGTGGTGAAGAGAGGGTCGGAGGGGGAGGCCCGTTGTGACAGGCGGAGACGGAGGTGACTCACTAGGGGTTTGTAAGGGCTGATGGCTGTATTGAGGCTGGGAGCGGTGGCTGTAGCAGGGGCATGTGAAGGAAATGGCAATTGCTGACCAGGTGGGGCTATGGCCATCACCCTGTTGACCTGGAAGCAACTGGAGGACCCCAATGGCATTAGTTTAGAGCTGGAGCAGTGTGGTTTTGGTGGCGgggtggaaaaaacaaaaaccgcACTCATGGAGAATTCGCTGGAGTTCTGCAATGGTCCACTCTGTTCCCTGAAGGAAGGGAATGAGGCACAACAGTTGGCCCCTCAGCCAATTTTTTTGGGCTCGGTAAAGAGCAGTATCAAATTGAAGGGGATGGGGAAGGTGATGTAGTGAATATACCTGGAGGCCCCGGCCTGATTACTACATCACCTTCGTCTGATTAGAATGGtcgggtaacactttacaataagggtacactaagttaagggttagttaatgcttaataagcattaactaacccttaattaacagttaactaatgtgtaatttactaatggtgttcatgttaactaaggtattaatttatacattatttaatagtttataaagatgactattaaataatgtataaattaataccttagttaacatgaacaccattagtaaattattaccagacacattagttaactgttaattaatgtgcccttattgtaaagtgttaccaacgGTCCTCAGGTGGGTCCCGCGAGGACACCACCCCCCAGAGCCTTGTTGTACCTCATTCACTTCTTTCAGGAAACAGTGGTTATATGTATAACCAtgcctttttcttctctgtttatTTCCAGATAGTCCATCATCAGTTAGCCTTTTGGAGACAAAGCCACATCAGACTCAATAAGAGACGGATAAACAAAGAGTTTTGTGTCTCAGCCAGATGGCCACCAAGCAAGTCAGGTACAGTAAAGTGGAGAGACTAATGATGTGAATACTACCACAGTTTCATGATAACTGTACTTTAGgttaatattttaaaatgtgtttttaaagatGTGATTTTAACACTTAGCCCCCCCATACCTGCCTGCCTTTCTGTCTTAGTCTACCTGCTAAGCTAATAAACGGCGGGATAGCAGGGTTGGTTGGTGtgacctgtgtgtttcctatcgACCTGGCCAAGACCCGCCTTCAGAACCAGAAGAATGGCTCCATGCTCTACACCTCTATGTAGGCACAGTGAAttgcgcgcacgcacacacacacacacacacacacacacacacacacacacgcacacacacacacacacacacacacacatattcatcaCATTATCTTTGAGTGCAATCAAACTCTCTcataattgtgtgtttttgtcagttcAATGTTAGCAATACATCTCTATGTTCCTCCTACAGGTCTGACTGTATTATCAAGACCGTCCATTCAGAGGGATACTTCGGCATGTACAGAGGTACTTTtatttctatctatctgtctgtgtatgtgtgcatgtatgtgtgagtgtatgcatgcTATCCTGGAGTTATTACTGTAATTCTATACTATTGTTTCCCATTTTTCAAATTTCTACTAGGTGCAGCAGTGAACCTGGCTCTAGTCACACCAGAGAAAGCTATCAAACTGGCTGCCAATGATTTCTTCCGTCATCATCTGTCCAGGGATGGGTGAGTGAAGGGCAAGAGAGCCTCACACATGACTCATCCATCATTTACAGCCTATAACATCTTCCACTCATTTGCAATAGATCCAATCttattattacctccgccaaccGAGTTGGACGAGGGCTATGTTTTCGCCcctttccatctgtctgtttgtctgtttaccTTTcagcaggataactccaaaagttatgaaTGGAGTTTggatgaaactttgtggaaagtttggtcatggggcaagtttaacttttcacaccgattggccaaaTGGGGGTGTGACAGTGGGtgtggcttctcacaaaaacGCATATAACTTCTGAACGGATtcatgtaacaccatcaaactttgtggcctatcagcagacataagcagaggcaaaccctccattattggcccaaccaatcaaacaacatggaggcactgaAGAGCTCATTTCCTGCTAtattttccaaaacttggtacaGTGTTAGAAGGCCAaccctaatggccactgaacagatatagtgcTCATTGGCCATGGGGTGTTGTGATAATCGACTAAAATACTTTAAAGTgtctagaatttgaacaggcagatctcatgtcctgtttcaggtccagtcatgaaaatctgtgcatctcctgatgtgaaacaagtttgtaatgtggcatggaaaaaattattaacttttggtgaaaatccaacatATGGAGTTGGCATATATTGACAAGTGCATAGTGTTGGtggaggtatgcgctctactgagtgccatctatcTAGACTTACTTGATTTACTTGGAAGGCTTGCTCACAGTATACAATAGACTTATCCAGCCCTTGCATCTGCTAAATGTAACAATTACACATGCTGAATATGTGCTTAAGAACATGCAAAATAGCAACATCTAGGAAACGCATGagattttgtttgtatttgttgacTATATTTTCCATAtgagacaaaataaacaaaacacaaccaaTATCCACGAAGTGTATCCTATGATACAACGTGTAATAGTGAATATAGGGAATAAATGCACACATCTTGTGCCATGAACCTTTAGCGACTCTTTGTATCCCCATGGCAACCAAGTAATATCCAATGAATTATTGACCAATTTATGCAAGCTGGTGAATTATTAACCTCCtcctgagagtgtgtgtatagtgGTGTATGTTAGAAGTGTTTACCTGTGTTGTTTACATGTGCAGGACATTTTCATGACCAAGGCCACTGGGGAGTgagaataatgtaataattaataataattctataatatccatgtgtccctgggaCTATAGCTGAGAGAAATTAACCAACAtgtatcatctctctctctctctctctctgtttctctctctctctctctttttttttcttttttttcctctctctctgtctccctctctccctctctctctgtctcttttttatGATACAGTTAATagatttttgtagttttgtacatgtgtgtgtgtgtgtgtgtgtgtgtgtgtgtgtgtgtgtgtgtgtctgtgtgtgtgtgtgtggtgtattaggtgtaggtgtgtgggtGTCTTTGTTCTGTGGATTGTTATGCATAATGTTTAATTAAAGAACGTTCAAATGtcttgtcactctctctctctctctctctctctctctctctctctctctctctctgtctgtctctctctctttcagtcagAAGCTGACTCTGTTGAGAGAGATGCTGGCAGGCTGTGGTGCTGG is a genomic window of Centroberyx gerrardi isolate f3 chromosome 1, fCenGer3.hap1.cur.20231027, whole genome shotgun sequence containing:
- the saa gene encoding serum amyloid A — encoded protein: MKLLLAGLVLILVVETHAQWYRFPVEAAQGAGDMWRAYSDMRGSNWQESDKYFHARGNHDAAQRGPGGRWAAEVIRSVMAEWVQQAMCRGHEDSAADQDANRWGHNGGDPNRYRPEGLPGQY